Sequence from the Zeugodacus cucurbitae isolate PBARC_wt_2022May chromosome 2, idZeuCucr1.2, whole genome shotgun sequence genome:
CTTGCAGGATGAAAAAATGGCAATAGGCTCCACAAATTATAGCGAAACCAGCATCCATGATATTGTAGAAGGTTTACAAAATCCCACCAGCCATCCGTTGAGCTACAACGAAGAGGATTTGCCACCAACACCGCGCAGTTACACCTCCACTTCAACATACACCAATGATTATGCGCCGTACTCACCGACACCATCAAACATATCGAGCACTCAGCTGATGAATGGTAGTAACAAAAAGAAACGCGGACGTCCTGCTAAAGTGCGCAGCGATCAACCAGATCCTACACAGTTAGAGAATATGTCTGAGGCTGAACGTAAGAAGGCAATGGATCGCGCCAAGAATAACGAAGCTAGTCGTGTATCACGTCAGAAGAACAAACAACGCGAGGAACGTGAAAGAGAAAAGGAGACCGAACTGCTTGCGATAAATACACTATTGCGAGCAAAGTATGATAGACTAGTAAAACTAAAGGATAAGCTGAAACGCGCACTGAAACGAGGACTAGCCAATAATAGACCACACAGCTTCAATTGAATGCCTTAGAGATCTATTCATTTATTACATTTGTTTAGTGTCATTTGTtgaaagttgttgttattgtcattgtTACTAAGCAGCAACTTAAGTATACCTGCataaatataagtacatatgtatattaaggtGTCATAATTTAGTTGTTCATTTATAAGAAAAAGTCGCATGTGCAAAAATACTCCACACTCAATGTTGTTCGAAGAGAAATGTTAAATCGTGgagattttctattttttaatcaattaaatacttattcttttaaaattcttataatacatatacatatatatttttaagtttatatGGAAAAGAAAATTATCTTAAACATAGTTtacaaaacatatatatacatatacatatatacacaatagttttaaataaatggaataaaaaaagTAGATCGCAAGTTTGTGAAACAAGCGATCGTGACAAACAAAATacgaaatgtttttattgtgCGGTTGGAAAGTGTGAGTATTTATTTCTGAAGtccgttgttgttgcaaaaaaaaataaaataaataaataaaaaaattaaaaataaataaaaaaaattaaaaaaataaaaataaaataaaaaaattaaaaaagtaaataaaaaaaataaaataaaaaataaataaatataaataaataaaaaaattaaaagtaaataaaaataaaataaaaaaattaaaaaaaataaataataaataaataaaataaataaaaaaacatgaaaaaattaaaattaaaataaaattaaattaataaaaaaaggaaaaaaaataaaaataaaataaaaaaaaaaataaataaaaataaaataaataacaaaaataaaataaaaataaaataaataaaaataaaataaataaaaaatatacatactttcAAAGTATTTTACATTAAATAAGTACCACAGCATTTCTATAGATTCCAATGCCACTTTGCAGTGATGACTGATACTCGTATTGCAACAAAGGAAGTACAGACTAAAAGACGAGTACATAACACTATTTTGTATTTGCTTATCAGAAGACTCGGCGTTTGGTTATAAACCGCATAGAAAGACTAAATAACAAGAATTGTAAATGAAAATACCGATTTGAAGTACAGAATTTCATGAATCTcttgaagttttaaaaattaattcctttgaatgtgaaatttttagttattcttttttaacccataaaaattacgataaaaaacaacaaaacacaaattaatacattttagttAGGTgggttaaaaaattttaaattttgaataaaccTTTTTGTATCTCTTTTCTAGAAACCCTTAACGAAAATAACATATACGCACATAAAATTGagataatatttataacaaaaaaatgttctgCAATACGCGATATGCGATTTAGTACCGGCGCCGAGCCGAGCAACGTGGTATGCAATCGTAAGTACATGACgcgaatttaacaaaaaaaaatacatatataaaaaaaaaaaacaatattacaactacaaaatataaGTTCTCGAATTTCACAATGACACCGAGGCCAGCGTTTAGAAGCATTTACTTCGCGACGAAGATTTACTACGATTATTGGTGCTGGTAGAAGCTACACTCTCTCTTGTATTAGCTGTTTCATCTTCGTCTAATACCGTCTCGTCAACACTATCATCATCGTCCGGTATGTCTTCTTCGCTATCGTGTTCTCTTGCACTGTAACTCTGTAAAATATTGATAGGCGCAAATTTATAATAACATTTCGCACTGTAACAGCATACATGCATGTCTACGTAGGTAAATACAGATGAAGGTATGACAAATAggtatatatacaaaagtatataGCTCAAAATCAAACTAAAATTAGAGCGTAAAGAGAAGGAGAGGTAATGATAAGTATGATACGTAATGCGAATATTGCgaataatacacattttttaaaagaaaaaaagagcAACAAGAGATGAAAAGTGGACACATATATGTTTTGGTATTTCTTTATAGTATTTACAGAATAAAAACccatgattttatgattttaccatatatatatacagtagaattAATTTATAACGACGTCGCTTATAACGACTAACCGTTTTTAGCGTCGATATTATTTATTCAAGTTCGGTTTAATAGTTAGATACTGAGAAAATGTAACTCAAGTTCGGTTTAATAGTTAGATACTGAGAAAATGTAACCGAACCGTTTAGTGCGACTCCGGTTTGAGCGACAAACCGTTTATAGCGACATTTTTTTACGATAATTCGTCCGTTTAAAATGACGCGCTTCACCGTTCAATTCTCCTTATTGGCGCGCGTAAATCACAGTTAGTGTTTGTCACTTGTTATGACAAGTTCATAAAGCGCCATAAAATGAGTTCTGGGAAGAGAAAGTGTTTTACAATTGAAGAAAAGAGTGCAATATTACACAGATTAGAAGGTAGCGAATCATACGCGACCCTCGCAAAGGAATTTGGCGTATCTCATTCTACAATATCAACAATAAAGAATAAATACAAGATCGAGCCTATTTAATACCAATGTTTTGAAATGCAAACTCTTTAAGCTTCAGCGCGACCGGGGAAAACCTCTTAATACCTCTGCTACAAgagaaagcaaatttttttgctAGGCAGTCAGACatgcaaaatttcatattttccatgAGTTGGATAAACCGTTTTAAAGTAAGACAGAAGTAAGTCGTCAGTGGAAAGATTGTTTGCGAGCCTTTGTCAGTACAACAGAGTGATGTACACGATTGGTTGGAAAAAGTTTGGCCTACTCTACGTGCTCAATTTAGTgatgatgaaatttttaatgcagATGAGATCGggttgttttataaattaaccCCAGACAAGACGTTGAAATTTAAAGGTGAAAAATGTACAGGAGGAAACTTATCAAAGTAGCGAATAACAGTGATGGTGGCAGCCAACATGAGTGGCACAGCTAAAAAAAACTTCTCGTAATCGGGAAATCTCAACGTCccagatgttttaaaaatgtacgGCATTTGCCAGTGGATTATGAGAGCAATCGAAAAGCCTGGATGACTGGTGACATTTTTACCAAATGGGCACGCGCATGCGATCGTGAACTTACgaaaaagaataagaaaatcCTGCTGTTAGTTGACAACTGTCCTGCACATCCCCATATTGCAGACTTGAAAAGCATAACTCTAGTATTTCTTGCAACCCATGGATCAAGGAATCATTCGAGCTTTGAAAGCACATTTTCGTAAAaaccttattttaaaaatcatccAGTTTCTAGATGACGGATGCAGTAGTGTTGAGTGCCCGCAGATCACTGTTCTTGATGCTATTCTAATGATTCAAGATGCCTGGACTCAACTCATGCAAGGAACAATTTTTAACTGTTACAAACATGCTGGTTTTGTCTGAAGCAATGTAGAATGTACCATAACTTCAGATGATTTTAATGAAGAAGACGACGTACCGCTGAGCATTTGGGCGAAGGCTATTGATAAGCATCAGTTACCCATATCAAACGAGGACTTTGAACAATATGCGCGTGTCGATGATACTGTCGCCACTTGTGAAGAGCCGTCTGATGAAAACATTGTGGATAATATCATCGCCGACGACGCGAATAGCAAAGATAGCGACGGTGAAGATGACGAACCAGAGTTTTATCCAACCTTGAGTGTATCTGAAGCTCTGAAGGCTGCGGAAACGCTTAATGTATTTGTTCAGACTAACTTTGATGATGACCATATGACAACAATGATGTCACGAATTCACAATGCTGTCCGAAGTTCTTACTACGGAACAAAAGTCTGTCGAAACCAAACCCAAATAACATATTTCCTAAGTTAGTGACAGTATTACAGTACATTACGTACCTATGTTTGTAATTTGGTATGTACTACTTATTTCCAATTGAtccaattgaaatttattttgtaatgtttaacttgttttaatattttatattcaccaaaaatatatgCGTCATTGTTATTGTATGAAAACCGTGTAaaggtataaaaaattgtttttgattggaaaatgttttttaattgaatagatGTAGAAAATCTTCAATACAATTATATTTTGATtacaattgtttaatatttattaatatatatgtaaataatattgtcTGTTTTAATTCTTGTGTGAAAATAAATGTGAGGATGATTGCATTTAATACGAAGGTTAGGTTAGTTAACTTCTAATTAATCAAAGCACATTACATACATTTAGACTATGTTCCACAACAGTTATATGGGtttaaatgaatatgtatgtacaaattctTACCTGTGACAAGATAACATCGCCATGAAGATCTTTATTCTTCAGATTTCCCATAGAAAAGACAGATGAGCACTTATTAGCTGTCATGAGCGCTTTTACACGGAAAACTATTGTTTCAACAGTTTCACGTAGTGCTGGAATTTGGCTAATTATTGCTGTATTTTGAAGCGCCTAAATGTGCGTTAAAAATTAGTTACAATTTCGAGTACAATTTGGTAAATGTTCGATACAAATGTTTATCATCCAAATAATTCAACTTAATATTGAGaggaattaataatttaaaaatatattattattatattaattaatttaatattaaaaatatatatattaacaaatttaaataataaacaatttataatttaaattaacttaCCTTTGAATGACAGCATAAATTATGTAGAAAACGAGTGACAGtttgtaaattctttaaaaactcGCTAACACGACCAGGTTCATCGCGAAAGAATTGATCAAGCACACGCAGGCCATGTTGTAGGAAAAGTTTCAGGTATACATGGGCAGACTGAAAACgaagaaagaaaacaataaaatattaaattaaaattacaagattcataaaaattaataaaacataatacataaaaaaatattaataaaacaaattataataaataaacttagaaactcatattaaaacaaattaaataaagtataagtaaaataaaataaaatacaataaaataaaataaaacaaaacaaaatataataaaataaaataaaataaaataaaatacaataaaataaaataaaacaaaacaaaatataataaaataaaataaagtaaaataaaataaaataaaatataatataaaataaaaataaaataaaaaataataaaataaaataaaaaataaataaaataaaataacaaaatatcaaacattaaaaatattacaattaaataataataaataatattaaaattttataatttgtatgaaacaattaaaaataaacatttgataTAATagtagaagaaaaataaaaacaaaataaaaatagcttaaataatagaaattaaaatacagtggaacttccctaactctgaaacataaatttttcaaaaagctgtaaaatatagatttctacacaattcaataattatttacttcgcataacgtttcatttaaatacgttaaaacatgtattctttaattctgtttgttgcactttgctattgccTGGCTctcgacgtctgtatcccatgcttttgttacataatttatgaaatcctagtgcctcgatagtaaaattttaaattttgtattatgccctggtcgaaaagttcgatttatggaaggagatttgtatgaaatttgacaaattgagatcttcgagttatagaagtgcgaattatggaagttccactgtataacaacaaattatttgcaaaaaaattgcaataaattgaaTATCATATTATATAGTTTCTAaatacctttaaaaataactgaaaatttCTTGGCACATCTAACGATTTCACGATGTCAAGCAAGACATTGAAAAGCTCACAACTCTTCTCCCATATCTTCATTTTGTCAGCCTTTTGTGTGGCACCCTGATTTATCGATTCACCGAGATAAGCCACCGTTGACTCGCACAACGCGCGAAAGAGTAATGGAAAATTGGTtctgtaaaaatgtaaatttcagcaaataaattttgatgCACTTGCGCTTCGCTCACTTTTTGAAATTCGGAAACGATTTCAACGCATTATCCTTGCCCTTAAGTTGTTTACACTCTTCCAGTAAAGCCCATAATATATTGCGCAAACGCGTGAAATCGGAATTCTTTATAAACTCTTTAACCAAAACGTCCAAATATATATTGCATGTAGCGCCCTTCTCTGCAATACCCTCGTAACTAAACCATTTCCGCTGTAAGAATTTCTTACACAAAGCACCTTTGGAAATTTCaaagattaaattttttaaattttatattggaGCATACAATTGAAAATACTAACGTATATCTTTTTCATGTCGCTCAAATAACGTTTTACGTTGCTCTAGTTCACTACTCTTATTGGTAGAACATTGATTGGAGAAACGTTTTAGCGCTTTcagcaaatcaaataaatacactGCCGTTTTCAAGTCAACCATAGAGCTTTCAAATGCAAGCATTACTTCAAAAACTGCGGCTGCGACATCAGCGGCCGTTTTTTTATGCAAACTTTTCCTCTGAGATTCGTCTAACAGCACAAGCAAAGATTCTATGcagaaatattgtttattaattattgaaaaagaTACACCgatatataactgtatttaaatTACCTTTCAAAAGCGTCTCCGTGGCATTACCATCACTGAATTGCGGCCAAGCGAAGAAAACTGACAACAAGCGTACACATAGATTAAAACAAACTTTTAcataattgaaatcggtagcAAAGAGATCGCCATTGCTATATACATGCTTAACAAGTTCCAATTGTTTGTTTATCTCTTTCGAAAGCtgaaatttgattaatttaaaaaacgaagaaatttaaaaaatattataaattcaaatgcatttttgcatttgctTACCATTGTCATGTTTTGCAATATCGTTTGTAAAAACTTCGATAAATCGGACATGAAAAATTCTGGTTTGGCAACATGTTGTAACGGCAGCTCAATTTGTAGCTTTTGCGCATTATTAATCGACTCTAATTTGCACAccaaatcatataaaataaaacgaaattcaAGCAAACCAATATGTTTGCCAATATGCTCGCTGGGCAATGGATATTGTATTACCAATTTCTCGCGTAGTATCAACATGATATCGGAATCCATTTGTCTAATcataaaaatatcagaaaagAGAGAACAAAacgatattgttttttttatatataaatatgtacctgTATTTCTCACGCGGTCTATATAGCACATCAAACTTGTTTCTATGTTCGGTGCTTTTCGAGCGTCCAATGTTGGCCAATTTTTTAGTAACATCACCAGCGTTTGTTACATTGCCCACATGTGTATCATTGAACACTATAGATTCAGAGCTTAGTTCTTTGTCCTTATGTGCTTTCTGTTCGCCTTTGCTGGAAGAAGCAGGCCTGCCGCGACCTAAAgagatataaattttaataaaaataatttattaaattattatgcaataaaatataaaaaaacaataaacgaattattaattaaaaagtagcaatagcaaaaaataataatataaataaaattaataaaaaataaataaaaatttaaattgaaaaaaaaaaaataaattaattaataaaaaataaataaaaatttaaataaaaaataaattaattaattaataaaaaataaataaaaatttaaataaaaaattaattaattaattaataaaaaataaataaacagaaaaaattaatataaaaaaataaaaaaaagtaaataaaacaagaaaaaacgttaacttcggctgtaccgaagctaatatacccttcacaggtgcatttcttttagtaactatgtgtttaagaaaatctaaagacgtaagaagaagtaagtaaaaaaaagaaaacattttactaattctttttagccgggttgtttgctagaaacattaaggttatatagttaaccgatctgaacaatttcttcggagattatattattaccttaagcagtaatccatgtcaaatttcgtgaagataccacgtcaaatgcgaaaattttgtatggcagctatatgctatagtgaaccgatctgaacaattttttcggagattaaattatttctatgaacaataactcacaccaaattacgtgaagatatatagtaaaatgcggaagttttccatacaagccattgattccgatcgttcagtttgtatggcagctatatgctatacatgccgatctgaacaattttttcggagattaaattatttctattaacaataactcacaccaaatttctagaagatatatagtaaaatgcggaagttttccatacaagcccttgattccgatcgttcagtttgtatggcagctatatgataatAGTGGTCCGATATGGGCAGTTCCGACGAATGAGCAgattcttgaagagaaaataacatcaaaatttcaaaacgatatcctaaaaactgaaggactaggtcgtatatatacagacagacggacggacggacagacagacagacggacatggctaaatcgactcagttcaacatactgatcatttatatatatactttatagggcctccgacgcttccttttgggtgttaaaaacttcgtgacaaacccTTTTATACcgtgttcagggtataaaaataaatgaaaataaataaataaataaataaataaagcaagtaattaaattaataaaaaaataaaaataaataaataaaaatgaataaataaaaaaataaataaataaataaaataaataaaaaataaataaattaataaaaaaaataaataaaaaacgtaaataaatgaataaaaaaataaaaactagaactaaaaaattatttaacaaaatgaaaCCAACCTGCTGCCTTTTCGCTTGCAAGCGCAGCATTCGAAGTTATAAATTGCGCTTGTGGCGGTAAATAATCAACTGGTGCTTTATCCAATAATAAACGCAATTTTTCTTCGATAGCAATTAGTTCGCTTAGACGATGCAGCACCTAATTATTAAGAAAtcgggaaataaaaaaataatataaaaacaacaacgcatTATATCTACCTTGCATCGTATCATCGGTTCTTGTTGCGTTGAAAAGGAGCTCACCGTTTCGCGCATCCAATTCacacaatgaaaatatatatccaaaatacgtttttgtaaTTGTTCGTCATAATCATAGAATAATGCATCGCTATTGGAGTCATCGAAAAATGATGGCAATACTATAGCGCAACCAAGCAATGCATTGATTTGCTCCAAACTACCTTGATACCGTTGCAAATGTAGTGAACGCACTAAATTGAAGAGTGGAGCAAGCACAAGAATCGATGAAGCGGAACTGCAATtcaaaattacaatttcataaataaatatgaaatatatatgtacacttcgaagataataatttaaaatgttacaTACACAGTGCCCGGCTTCAAAACCAACTCTGCTATGTTAATAGCAATTGATGGTATCTCACTTTCCTCCATATTAGCTGTGTCGTCAATTGTATTGATGCATTTTTGATAAGTCAAATCAATACCGCTAAagttaacaataaataaatatattattgttttgaaCATGCTAAACATGCGCGCAATCATGCTTACAATGTTTTGTTGGGTGACTCTTCGGCaacaaaactattttgaaaataaaacgtCATAACATCACATAACCAAATCAAATACGGTTTGTCAAGTTGTGTGCATGTATCGCGTTCGCTGGGCATGCACATGCAGCTGCTTGCAAGTTCATCATAGAAGAGTGCTAAGGATTCCGGACAGTGTATACAGGCCGATTCCACAAGCACTGCAAATGAGTATTGAATTAAATggttaataaacaataaatggtcaagggtatattaaaatatttacttatgaaATTCGCTGCCATTTTGCCTCGCCCATCAGGCAGCGCACTGGCGTTCGAGTATGAAGTGTCGAAATCATCATGTTCTATAATAGTATCCTCAATGCGCGCCATACAATCGATAAGCTGTACACTGCCAATGATGCCTTGCTTTCTTACACTTTAAAATAACAAACTACatgttggaaaaatatattaactgaGTATTTTTTGAGCTAAACTTACTGTATAGCATGAtttataatttgctttttcaaTATCATATCAAGCTGATCTTGCAGCACAGTACATTCCGAAAGCGGTGGTGGGGGAAATGCTATTGAACAAAGTAACTCCATCGCCAAGCGGGTTTGCGAAAGTGACATATCGCTCAGACGGTCTAACAAAGGCttagaaattaagaaaaaaaaaagtttgagttaaaaaatataatatattgaataaaaatatattatactcaTATATGAACAAGCTATAACCATTTACCATCAGAAGAGTTCCCCAATTTTGTATTTCAGCACGATACTTTCTTTGCAATTCCCGAAGTAATTCCAACGCTAAAGTTGTTAAATTTTGGGTGGATCTGTCACATGTCAGCTTCAGTAGCCTCTTGAGTATGGTGCGTTGAATAGActcacatattttaaataatatgctgtaaataagtagagtaaaatttaaaaagtgcatttaatttcaaaatgtcTACAGCATCTTACCCAAATGATGCAATGGCGAAACCTCGgacaacattatttttttctcttagaAAATCAAGAATCAACTCCATaagaatatgtgtgtgttgctcTAGAATCGTTGTATAGTTTGACTTCATTTCAACAAATATATCAACAGTTATATGTTCCAGTTTTATGTGTCGACGAAGCTGTACAAAGACGACAATGAAATACACCATGTATGTTAGTGTGTAAATTTTAgcataatatttccattttacaCTTACAATAttaccaatatacatataattatctTCTTTAATATGTAGTAGTAGCAGAAGTATGATAAAATCCAAGCATCTGATaggatcataaaaaatattacaagtaATTACGATATAatgaacataaaatattattacgcAAACCTGAATTGGCTGCCTGGCAAAGAAGCCAACAATTTTTGCCAAACGCTAAAGAATTTCTTAGAACGTATCAGCGCTTgttcaataaaagtaaaaagctCTTGCTGTGTTGGGCCATCCATGGTTGTGTTTA
This genomic interval carries:
- the LOC105219060 gene encoding Fanconi anemia group D2 protein homolog isoform X2 translates to MYKNRKFGKNARSIKDTNASGSNENKRPLDSIDENASVKFARTSLNLGLSQRKTQPSTRNVVAAEICMLGDGGGSSEENIPASQEATQRYLSQRSTIASTLGRTQSRNTSVRPPKSYFELVLIKSGVLLDEADNFVLSCDHISFVNKFREVFMKCSNYTENVDMFKTGLNDALSPKCKYSLKLLSGCTINVPEYNSSYQSQESMIVNFLMVDFLQDAVVEVLLQKITEAAGQRTPLFLGNGTVPLLPLLMVQLRYVAQSHSSLIFERICTAFKEASESAKQDIIINAELVLDESKHDDFVQMLLENLTTSKDLFSSISIKSLTNLNLGRSMQSQLRQRILDYIRENDFNNAALPLLVNFLLKALNDNSDENVIELVTTTRQILVWRLNTTMDGPTQQELFTFIEQALIRSKKFFSVWQKLLASLPGSQFRCLDFIILLLLLHIKEDNYMYIGNILRRHIKLEHITVDIFVEMKSNYTTILEQHTHILMELILDFLREKNNVVRGFAIASFGILFKICESIQRTILKRLLKLTCDRSTQNLTTLALELLRELQRKYRAEIQNWGTLLMPLLDRLSDMSLSQTRLAMELLCSIAFPPPPLSECTVLQDQLDMILKKQIINHAIHVRKQGIIGSVQLIDCMARIEDTIIEHDDFDTSYSNASALPDGRGKMAANFIMLVESACIHCPESLALFYDELASSCMCMPSERDTCTQLDKPYLIWLCDVMTFYFQNSFVAEESPNKTFGIDLTYQKCINTIDDTANMEESEIPSIAINIAELVLKPGTVSASSILVLAPLFNLVRSLHLQRYQGSLEQINALLGCAIVLPSFFDDSNSDALFYDYDEQLQKRILDIYFHCVNWMRETVSSFSTQQEPMIRCKVLHRLSELIAIEEKLRLLLDKAPVDYLPPQAQFITSNAALASEKAAGRGRPASSSKGEQKAHKDKELSSESIVFNDTHVGNVTNAGDVTKKLANIGRSKSTEHRNKFDVLYRPREKYRQMDSDIMLILREKLVIQYPLPSEHIGKHIGLLEFRFILYDLVCKLESINNAQKLQIELPLQHVAKPEFFMSDLSKFLQTILQNMTMLSKEINKQLELVKHVYSNGDLFATDFNYVKVCFNLCVRLLSVFFAWPQFSDGNATETLLKESLLVLLDESQRKSLHKKTAADVAAAVFEVMLAFESSMVDLKTAVYLFDLLKALKRFSNQCSTNKSSELEQRKTLFERHEKDIRALCKKFLQRKWFSYEGIAEKGATCNIYLDVLVKEFIKNSDFTRLRNILWALLEECKQLKGKDNALKSFPNFKKTNFPLLFRALCESTVAYLGESINQGATQKADKMKIWEKSCELFNVLLDIVKSLDVPRNFQLFLKSAHVYLKLFLQHGLRVLDQFFRDEPGRVSEFLKNLQTVTRFLHNLCCHSKALQNTAIISQIPALRETVETIVFRVKALMTANKCSSVFSMGNLKNKDLHGDVILSQRTHKKSQVIL